Below is a genomic region from Salvelinus fontinalis isolate EN_2023a chromosome 2, ASM2944872v1, whole genome shotgun sequence.
GAGAAAATCAGCTTTTCTGGATAACtatgataacgctctcggtagccgatgtgagcaagacctttaaaacaggtcaacattcacaaagccacgggGCCAGGTGGATTaaaggacgtgtactcaaagcatgcatcgaccaactggcaagtgtcttcactgacattttcaacctctcccgaactgagtctgtaatacctacatgtttcaagcagaccaccatcgtccctgtgcccaaggaagcaaaggtaacttGCCtccatgagtgctacggggcggtaattaCGTCAGTAGTCAAaaagtgctttaaaaggctggtcatggcatcctcccggataccctagacccactccaattcgcataccgccccaacagatccacagatgacgcaatctcaatcgcactccacactgctctttcctacctggacaaaaggagaaatcccgctatgccctcagacgaaccatcaaacaagcagaGGGTCAATACAGAATTAAGATTGAGagcatgctgttcattgactacagctcagcattcaacaccatagtgcccacgaagctctttactaagccaaggaccctgggactaaacacctctctctgcaactggatcctggacttcctgacgggctgccccagtTGGTaatggtaggcaacaacacgtctgccacgcggatcctcaacactggggcccctcaggggtgtgtacttagtcccctcatgtactccctgttcacccatgactgtgtggccaaacacgactccaacaccatcattaagtttgctgatgacacaacagtggtaggcctgataaccgacaacgatgagacagcctatagggaggtggtcagagaactggcagtgtggtgccaggacaacaacctatccctcaatgtgagcaagacaaagaagctaatcgtggactataggaaaaagcgggccgaacaggccccccattaacatcgacggggctgtagtgcagcgggtcgagagtttcaagttccttggtgtccacatcaccaacaaacttccaagcttcctgcaatctagtcagaggaaagcccataaaattgtcagactccagtcacccgctatagacctgttttctcttctaccgcatggcaagcggtaccagagcgccaagtctaggaccaaaaggctccttaacctctagggggtgtgggacgctaccgtcccacctggccaacatccagtgaaattgcagagcaccaaattcaaaaacaaaaatactcattataaaaattcatgaaacatacaagtgttatacatcggtttaaagatgaacttcttgttaatccaatcacggtgtcagatttcaaaaagactttacagcgaaagcaaaccatgcgattatctgagaacagcgcccagcagacaaatcattacaaacagtaaccagccaagtagacgagtaacaaaagtcagaaagAGCGATACAATTTATCACtttcctttgatgatcttcatatggttgcactccgaagactccatgttacacaataaaggtttgttttgtttgataatgtccctctatgtccaaaaacctcagttttgttagtccgtttgttcagtaatccattgGAACAAAGCGCGGTCACAACAGACAGACGAAAAATCTAAAAAGTACCataaaagttcgtagaaacatgtcaaacgatgtttataatcaatcctcaggttgttattgtcataaataatcgatcatatttcaaccggacaatagcttcGTCAGtagaaaaggagaaacaagaaaagCGCACTCCCGGTCATGCGCTGGACTCAtgtctggaaatttccactgacctcattgaaagtgcttttttctccctaatttttcagagtataagcctgaaacaatgcctaaagactggccacatgtagtgGAAGCCATAGACATCGTGAACTAGGtcataagtctttgtatggtggataggctttcgtTGGAAAAACAGGCATTTCAAAATAAtagcacttcctggatggattttccccaggttttcacctgccatatcagttctgttatagtcacagacaattttttaacagttttggaaactttagaggttttttctatccaaatctaccaattatatgcatatcctagcttctgggcctgagtagcaggcagtttactttgggcacgcttttcatcgaAAATTTTATCCAAAACTACCCTAGTGAGgttgacagcttctacccccaagccgtaagactgctgaacaattaatcaaatggccactggactattttttttgtgcactgctgctactcgctgtttattatctatgcatagtcacttcacccctacctacatgtacaaattacctaacctgtacactgactcagtaccggtacccactgtgtacagcctcgttattgttactttttattatgttttactttagtttatttggtaaatatttttgaGGTACACTGTTggtcaagggcttgtaagtaaacatttcatagcaaggtctacacttgttgtattcggcgcatgtgacaaagtttgatttgaaatgaATGCATGTAAAAAATTGCATTCAACCAGTTTGAATAGAGAAAAGGACTCATTCTCCTgtttttgtgtctctgtgtgtaccgCAATGAGCTTGGAGAAAATGAGGTCAGACACAAGATTGTCCATGCTTGGCTACAATCTCAAGGCTACAAGTCCATCTCCAGAGACCTTGATGTTCCCTTTTCCACCATACATAATGTTATCAAGAAGTTTAAGGCCCATGCCAGTGTAGCCAACTTCCCTGGACGTGGCCGCAAGAGAGCACTTGATGGAAGATTGCAGCGAAGGATTGTTGGAATGGTGGAGAAAGCACCTTGATCAACTGCCACACAGATTCAAGCTGACTTTCAGACACAAGGTGCGACTGTTTCAACCCGCACCATCCGTCGCCAGCTCAATGAAAGGGTAGGAGACCCAAGAGGACCCCACTGCTGAGAGCGAGAAATAAGAAAGCCTAACTGAAATTTGCCACAACACACATGAACATGGCAAAATCCTTCTGGAAGAATGTCCTGTAGACAGATGAGACCAAATtagagtttaaaaaatatatatatttgtaaagtGCACGATTTCTGTTTACAGAAAACAACAAAATGAAGCCTTCAATGAAAAGAACAGCTTCCCTACAGTCAAACATGGAGGTTCAGTGATATTTTGGGTTTACTTTGCTTCCTCTGGCACTAGGTCTCTGTCGACGGTTttatcagcaggacaatgaccccaaacacacttCAAAAAGCCCCCAGGAATGGTTCAAGACAAAACGCTGGACTGTTCTGAAGTGGCCAGCAATGAGTCCATATCTGAATTCCATTAAAAACttgtggagagatctgaaaacagcagttggGAGTAGGCACCCTTCTAATCTGGGAGAACTGGAGCAGTTTGCACAAGAGGAGTGGGCCAAACTGCCAGTACAGAGGTGCAGGAAGCTCATCGATGGCTATAGGAAGTGCTTGATTGCAGTTATTTTGACTGAAGGctgtgctaccaaatattaagtctAGGGTGTCCATTTCTGTCTATTTTCTGATTTTAAATGGATACATTAAGTTCTGAATCAATATTAACAGTGAAATAAAGAATTGTGGAGACCAAATACTTTGGTCAATTTAAACTTATTGTTAGGGAAAATTGTGAGTTACTTGAAaaaagtgcaagggtgccaatattttTGGCCACGACGACTATCTTCATATTCAAGTCTCATTAGACATTGTTGGATGTGAGCTTCATGGTGTAACTTGTTCACCAATTACATTTTTAAAGATGTAATCGTGAGATGAAAAGgaatacaatatatatttttctcatcaGATTTTATATTGTCTTTCAGGCTTTGTGAAACCACAACATCAGGATTGGGTTTAGATTGGCCTACAGTAGAAACGGGGAACACAGTACAGCTGTAATTTCTTAACATCCAGCCCCATCCACTCCAGCTTTTAACTCGGCACATCTGACGCTAGTTTCATGGCCAAATGTCACCAAATGAATCCCACTTGAGCCGCTGCGACAAAATTGGCTTTTCTTCTGTACCCGGCTGCCTCCTGCTCTTCTCCCTGATTTCCCAGGGTAATCCAATTCTGGGTTAAAATAAGTCAGAATATATTTCATAAAGCACTGATCAAACCGTGCCGGAGGTGTCTCCCTCCCAATAATGAGTTTAAAAGAGATGCAGATGTCAACGGTTCATCTCCCTAAAGGGAGGGAGGTGAAACTGGAGAGTGTGAAAAGGAAATGGAGGAGACGTTACAATAAGTGTGTTTTTATTGGGCTATTCCTCTTGTCTCTGGTCCTTGGACATTGTGTTCTCTGTTCTGACATGCTTTATCTGTTGGAATATTTATCACAAGGAGTGTTTTGGCCTATATGGATTGGTCAATTGATATActgattttctttattttagtcCCAGCTGGCAATTATCATCAAGCCTACTCTTGTACTTTATAACCAGGCACTTTGTGTAAGCTAGATCTTAAGGAAGTATAGGCTAACCATTTTTTTTCTTTGTTTGTGTTGCAGGTGAGCTGTCCTCCATGAATGGCCCTCGGTATCCATCCCCTGCAGAGCTGGATGCCTTTGCCCAGAAGACGGCCAGCAGCCCCCTGTCCATCAAGATCTTCCCATCCAACATCAGAGTGCCGCAGCACAAACAGCTGAACAGGACTGTCAACGGCCTGGACACCACATGCACCCAGCACTACAGTCCCTACTCAGGAGGCTACCAGGGCCTACTGGGTGTTGTAAAGGCCACCGTCTCCGTGGTCAAAGGCGTGCTGAAAAACTCTGAGGGCAAGAGGACGAAACATTCCCCCGCCCAAACTGCAGCGGCACCATACAACCCTCTCAGTAACAACAGACACGGGCAGCAGAAGAGCTACCACATGGGCTCCTGCAAGCCTCCTGACGGGCCCAAAATGGCTGTTCCCTCTAATATCATTGTTGCTGCCTCTGTCATCCCCACCCCAGTAGGACAGACTCTGGCCTCTCAGTCGGACCTGGACGTCCAGAGCCTGCTGAGGCAGATGAACAGACACTCCCACAGCCAGGCCCTGCAGCACGGGGGAGAGGCCCAGCCAAGCCCCTCACGCCAGGCTGTGGCTGCTGTGGCCTGCTCAGACTCTGGCTTTACCTGGGGAGTGGTGCCCCAGAGCAGCCTAGCGTACTCCGGGGCTGTGCTGCCTACCCAGAGCGCAGACATGGCCCAAGCTGGCTACCTGGAGAGAGTGGACTATAGCATGTGGCAGcaccaacaacaacagcagcactACCAACAGGGGGCGCTAAGGATGTACAACAATGCTCGAATGGGCAGCGGGGGAGGGGCCGTGGTCAGCCGCTCTCCAGAGACCTGTCTCCCTTTGGCCTGCTCAGCACAGCTCTCCTATAGGCACCATACCCTCAGTGCAGGCACTAACGGGGCAGGAGCAGGGATTGGGCAGGACCGGGTTAGCTCCTCCCCTCTGAACTGTGCTGCTATGCATGGGGAGTTCTCTGTGGGCCAGTACTTCGCCCCTCCCTGGAACAGTGTTCTGGTCACCCCGGACAGTGACTGTTACAACCCTCAGGAGCTGGTGCCTGGTTCCTCAATGGGCCGGGCCAGAGACATGGGGCTCTCCCAACCCCACCCTCACCCCAACCACCAgctccacccccaccaccatcctCACCCCCAGGTCTACGCCACAGACCAAAGCTTGGGCATCTGTTGTGGGCTGCCCAGCACCAGCCTGTGCCACGCTTCTGTGCTGAGCAGCAGCCTGCAGTCTCTGGAGTGCCTGATCAGTGATCTCCACCCGCCCTGCATCAAGGAGAGCATGCTGGGACGTGGCTACGAGGCGGTGGGGATGCCAAGGCTACTAGACCACAACCTACAGCACACCCACGTCCAGCTGCCTGTGTTCAGATAAGACAGGATGTGTCCACACAGGGCACTCAGACTGAAATATTCTGTAAAACATGAACTCCATGGATGCAGGTGTGTAATTTTGAAGAGACCACCTCAGAATGAGAAACGTACTGTACCTTTTTATTTAGCGTGTGTGTTGTATTGGTACAGGGCTACGTGGTTTGGAATTGACCAAGTGTTGTAAACCTTAAACGGGTAATGATAATCATGACTGACCTGCAGGGTCATCTTATTTGACGTCTTAATGTTTTCATGGCGGAGGATTTGTCGATCAATCAGAGAATCAGTTCACATCTGCCACATTTGTTCCTCAGAATAATGtgttttgaagcttgttttttgtCTCCATCTGTCCactgtttattttttaaatcatttaAGAATGTTATCATTTGAAGTAAGGTGAAAAGGTGATGCGCAGGCAATCCTCCTAATGCCCTTTACAAAGTGCAAAAAAAATACAACTGGAAAATGGTATATACTTAGGGCATACAATGGCCCAACTCCAGGCCTCCAGACTGTCAGcttgtttttatttaacccttaccGTTAATTGACCAATAAAAGTCACTGATTATAATGCACTGCTGTAAGACATGGGGAAATGTGTCAGGGAACCGTTTTTATTTTCAAAAGAAACTTCATCTtgaatatttttgtatttttgttagGCACAACCTATGTTGGCTGCTAATGGAGGATAATATCTTTATATAATGATTGACCTTTGCTTTTGTTGTCTTCTCTACAATTATGACTGTCTGTTACCACGCTGTTGCTAGGCCCCATGTCACAGGCAAGAGATCTGCTAGTCATCATGTTAATGTTTGATGGAATGACAGAGTTATCATGTTTTACCCAAAACAGCACTGAGACATTGGGGATGGGATGTGTCATTTGATTCTCTGATTTGTTGACATTTTGCTCTTAGCTTTGGTTGACATTCATCATTTAGGTCATCAATAACAAAAATACTACCTTAATCAACAGGAGTCCTTCCGATAGTTTTCCAGAGACAGGAGAAATGTGTTTTCAAACTGAAGGCATGACTATCAAATTGAAGTATTCCAAGGTAGAGCATTGGTTTACAAATGAGTCGAGTTCACTGGAGAGGTGTCCCTTACTGATCACTGGAGAACAGGCATTTTTTACAGTATAATTCACTGCTTTTCTGTCAATGTTTTCTTTCTGAAAATAAGATGTTGTTTCATTGTAGTGGTCTATCTGATGCCTGAGAAGTATGGCTATATAAAGAAGCTCTTTATATGTCAGCACTGTCAAATATGACTTTTTTTTtcaaccagtcagtcaggatTCTGTTGGATGACAATGTACATAACTGACTCAATGATTATGAAGTGCAATTACAATATTTAACAGGTATTTAACTCTACAAACATGTTGAAATGACTACATTTACATGAGTACATGCATAACCCGAGACTCCCATACCCAGTCTCCTATTCTTAATTAAGATTgtcaaataaatattttttttcttctaatccCAGCactttatttttgtttttagGTGCACATATTGAAACACTACAGGCAAAAAAAGCAGTAAGACTCAACTGCATTCAGAAAATACAAATAAGCAAAAATGTTAATTCCAAGTGGTCCGAAGTTTAAACTTTTTATTTAATTATGCTAGGGTGCGTTTTATATCTATTGCGAGAGAAAGAACATGGGGGAGAGATTGTAGAAAGACCCAACACAAACATTCTGTTTCTCTGAGCCTCTTTGGGTCCTCTAAATATACTCTAGGCTTCGTACAGTGACCCAAGGGTCAGAGGCTAATCAGCTTTGTGACCTATCTGCTAACAACCCAATCAACCCAGCTCACATCTCTGAACACGTACAGAACATTGAGATCTAGTACATGTCTTTATCCACACAACACCcttaccactttcatctgtattCCGGAATGGACGAGAGTAACAAAGAACATCGCTAGGCAGCACTATGCTTTGGAGAAAGGAGGAGTCCACTGCATATAGAGAGGTTGTTGGACTGAAGCTGGCCACTAAGGTTCCATCGCTGACAGATACTACTATGACTACGACTACTACCTTacttactaccttactgccttacttaCTACcttactgtaccagtcaaaagttttgacccacctactcattcaagggtttttctttattttactattttctacatcgtagaataatagtgaagacataaactatgaaatagcacatggaatcatgtagtaaccaaaaaagtgtttaacaaatcaaaatatatttttttagattcttgaaagtagccaccctttgccttgatgacagcgttgcacacttggaatttctctcaaccagcttcacctggaatgcttttccaacagtcttgaaggagttcccacatatgctgagcacttgttggctgcttttccttcgctctgcaaaccaactcatcccaaaccatctcaattggattgaggttgggtgattgtggaggccaggtcatctgatgcagcacttcatcactctccttcttggtcaaatagcccttacacagcctggaagtgtgttgggtcattgacctgttgaaaaacaaatgatagtcccactaagcgcaaaccagatgggatggcgtatcgctgcagaatgctgcactagccatgctggttaagtgccttgaattctaaataaatgtgtcaccagcaaagcaccatcacaccaccacctccatgcttcacggtgggaaccacacatgcagagatcatccgttcacctactctgcgtctcacaaagacacggaacCAAAAACcccaaatctcaaatttggactcatcagaccaaaggacagagttccaccagtctaatgtccatttcttaTGTTTCTTgcaccaagcaagtctcttcttctttatTGGTGTCctattagtagtggtttctttgcagcaatttgaccacgaaggcctgatttcacgcagtctcctctgaacagttgatgttgagatgtgtctgttacttgaactctgtgaagaatttatttgggctgcagtctgaggtgcagttaattgcccattttctgaggctggtaactctaatgaacttatcctctgctgcagaggtaactctggttcttcctttcctgtggcggtcctcatgagagccagtttcatcatagagtttgatggtttttgcgactacacttggaagaaactttcaaagtccttcattctccagattgactgacaatttcttaaagtaatgatggactgtcatttctcttatttcagctgttctttccataatatggacttggtcttttaccgaatagggccatcttctgtataccaccccaaccttgttacaacacaactgattgtctcaaacgcattaagaaggaaagaaattccacaaattaacttttaacaaggcacacctgttaattgaaatgcattccagaggtgactacctcatgaagctggttgagagaatactgAAAGTGTACAaaactgtcaaggcaaagggtggctactttggaagaatctcaaatattaaatatattttgatttgtttagcactgttttggttactacatgactccatatgtgttatttcatagttttgttgtcttcactattattctacaatgtagaaaatagtacaaatgaacactaacccttgaatgagtaggtgtcctaaCTCTTGactggcactgtgtgtgtgtgtgtgatatatatagTTTTTTATTTAATCATTGAAACGGCATGTATATTACATGATTATAGCATCGCTGCCTAAGGATTTACTGTTGGCTGGTGAAACTGGATGCTCTTTTGTTATTATTAGAAAGGGGGGATTCTAT
It encodes:
- the LOC129814287 gene encoding protein FAM222A-like is translated as MLACLQRRQQNLSSQHLVCTPKILDAPPQQPQPSTRKSELSSMNGPRYPSPAELDAFAQKTASSPLSIKIFPSNIRVPQHKQLNRTVNGLDTTCTQHYSPYSGGYQGLLGVVKATVSVVKGVLKNSEGKRTKHSPAQTAAAPYNPLSNNRHGQQKSYHMGSCKPPDGPKMAVPSNIIVAASVIPTPVGQTLASQSDLDVQSLLRQMNRHSHSQALQHGGEAQPSPSRQAVAAVACSDSGFTWGVVPQSSLAYSGAVLPTQSADMAQAGYLERVDYSMWQHQQQQQHYQQGALRMYNNARMGSGGGAVVSRSPETCLPLACSAQLSYRHHTLSAGTNGAGAGIGQDRVSSSPLNCAAMHGEFSVGQYFAPPWNSVLVTPDSDCYNPQELVPGSSMGRARDMGLSQPHPHPNHQLHPHHHPHPQVYATDQSLGICCGLPSTSLCHASVLSSSLQSLECLISDLHPPCIKESMLGRGYEAVGMPRLLDHNLQHTHVQLPVFR